Proteins encoded in a region of the Novibacillus thermophilus genome:
- the deoC gene encoding deoxyribose-phosphate aldolase, whose protein sequence is MAEFTVEEVAAKIQHTNVNPDVTRDEIKKLCEDCMEYGFDGVMLQPCWIKDAKKYLAGSKVKVCTALGYPMGGSTARSKASEMAEVIELGADEVDFMPNIGFLKSGMYDEFEKEVAQIVKAAKGKITKVMLEFGMLTQEEKVKAAELSIRAGVTYLKNSSGWGKGGKATVEDVQLLKEVANNEALVKASGGIRDFDSAVAILNAGASLLGTSAGVKIVSGSGEVLSDY, encoded by the coding sequence ATGGCCGAATTTACCGTTGAGGAAGTAGCAGCTAAAATTCAACACACGAATGTAAACCCCGATGTGACGCGTGACGAGATAAAAAAGTTATGTGAAGACTGCATGGAGTATGGCTTTGACGGCGTTATGCTTCAACCGTGCTGGATAAAAGACGCAAAGAAGTACTTAGCAGGATCTAAGGTTAAAGTTTGCACAGCTCTCGGCTACCCGATGGGTGGTTCTACGGCTAGGAGCAAAGCAAGCGAAATGGCGGAAGTCATTGAATTAGGGGCAGACGAAGTGGATTTTATGCCAAATATCGGATTCCTAAAGAGCGGTATGTACGACGAATTTGAAAAAGAAGTAGCACAGATTGTCAAAGCTGCTAAAGGGAAGATCACCAAAGTGATGCTCGAATTCGGCATGTTGACTCAAGAAGAAAAAGTAAAAGCGGCTGAGTTGTCCATTCGCGCAGGTGTAACGTATCTCAAAAATTCAAGTGGATGGGGCAAAGGAGGTAAAGCGACAGTCGAAGATGTCCAACTCCTTAAAGAGGTGGCAAACAATGAAGCCTTAGTGAAAGCCTCAGGTGGAATTCGCGATTTTGATAGTGCAGTGGCGATTTTAAATGCTGGTGCAAGTTTATTGGGGACAAGTGCGGGAGTAAAAATTGTAAGCGGATCTGGAGAGGTGTTAAGTGACTATTAA
- a CDS encoding GntR family transcriptional regulator codes for MEHKVVDVNSPYPLYRQVADWMRENINAQQWKKNQQLPAEEDLAKQLEVSRGTVRKAISLLIKEGLLIQIQGKGTFVAAPKVAHPFGQELISFAESMEREGIDYETKVIKQEVTVPLLSIRQKLEIAPNENVLYLKRIRYIKDEPVILLENFINLTLCKGIEHSDFEKNTLFSQIEKFSNSKIRHGIRRFEARALTEEQANLLNLDVDMPVLYLEQITFDQEKRPLETSRVWLRSDKYVITSVLTR; via the coding sequence ATGGAACATAAAGTTGTTGATGTGAACAGTCCTTACCCTCTATACAGACAGGTAGCCGATTGGATGCGGGAAAATATCAACGCCCAACAGTGGAAGAAAAATCAGCAGCTGCCTGCGGAAGAAGATCTGGCAAAACAATTAGAAGTTAGTCGCGGCACTGTGCGGAAAGCGATTTCGCTGTTGATAAAAGAAGGTCTTCTGATCCAAATTCAGGGGAAGGGGACGTTTGTTGCCGCACCGAAAGTAGCACACCCCTTTGGACAGGAACTCATTTCATTTGCTGAGTCGATGGAAAGAGAGGGGATAGATTATGAAACAAAGGTCATCAAACAGGAGGTGACAGTCCCCCTTTTGTCGATTAGGCAAAAGCTCGAAATTGCACCCAACGAGAATGTCCTCTATTTAAAAAGAATCCGTTACATCAAGGATGAACCAGTCATTTTACTCGAAAATTTCATTAACTTAACGCTGTGTAAAGGGATTGAACATTCGGACTTTGAGAAAAACACTCTATTTAGCCAGATAGAAAAATTTAGCAACTCTAAAATAAGGCACGGCATCCGGCGCTTTGAGGCCAGGGCGCTTACGGAAGAGCAGGCCAATTTATTAAATCTCGATGTAGACATGCCAGTTCTGTATTTGGAACAAATTACATTTGACCAAGAAAAACGTCCGCTTGAAACGTCGCGGGTCTGGCTGCGGTCAGATAAATATGTGATTACATCCGTTTTAACGAGATGA
- the rbsK gene encoding ribokinase, with product MTATAKQILVVGSYNVGLTCQTDRVPVWGETLIGSGFSESNGGKGANQAVAAARLGASVSFVGCLGEDRYGDDGLEMLNREGIDTSDVRRTNQKNTGVGIILLNSKGDNCIVVDPGANSELDAKDMESLTSVNSADVVVFQLETPLETVKRGMEIAKSLGKQVILNPAPANKKAVDLLPLATVVNPNESELLILNGKDPDTELTDDRCEQLAQALLQRGPTAIVVTRGENGAMIVTQDGTEVIPAVSVDAVDTTGAGDAFTGALAVALAEQKGLKKAVQFAAIAGSYSVTKRDVIPGLATRKELKRFAIENGINGID from the coding sequence ATGACAGCAACGGCGAAACAAATACTTGTCGTCGGCAGTTACAATGTAGGTCTCACCTGTCAGACGGATCGTGTCCCGGTGTGGGGAGAAACTTTGATCGGGAGCGGTTTCTCGGAAAGCAACGGTGGAAAAGGTGCTAATCAGGCAGTGGCAGCGGCTAGATTAGGCGCCAGTGTTTCCTTTGTAGGTTGTCTAGGGGAAGATCGTTACGGTGATGACGGACTAGAAATGCTGAATCGGGAAGGTATTGATACGTCGGATGTGAGGAGAACGAACCAGAAAAATACGGGTGTCGGCATCATTTTGCTCAACAGTAAAGGGGACAACTGTATTGTTGTGGATCCTGGAGCTAACAGCGAGTTAGACGCGAAAGACATGGAGAGCTTAACATCCGTGAATTCAGCCGATGTGGTAGTGTTTCAACTGGAGACACCTTTAGAGACGGTAAAACGCGGGATGGAAATCGCCAAAAGTCTAGGTAAACAGGTGATTCTCAATCCAGCTCCGGCAAATAAAAAAGCAGTGGATCTGTTGCCTCTGGCGACCGTCGTAAACCCAAATGAATCGGAACTTTTAATTCTAAACGGTAAAGATCCGGATACGGAGTTGACGGACGATAGGTGTGAACAATTGGCACAAGCTCTGTTGCAACGAGGTCCGACTGCCATCGTTGTTACAAGGGGAGAAAATGGAGCCATGATCGTGACACAGGACGGAACGGAAGTGATCCCGGCTGTATCCGTGGACGCCGTTGACACTACTGGCGCTGGCGACGCCTTCACAGGAGCCTTGGCAGTCGCATTGGCTGAACAAAAAGGGTTAAAAAAAGCTGTTCAATTTGCCGCTATCGCCGGTTCGTATAGCGTGACTAAACGGGATGTTATTCCCGGTCTTGCGACAAGGAAAGAATTAAAGCGTTTTGCTATTGAAAACGGAATCAACGGTATTGATTGA
- a CDS encoding nucleoside hydrolase, translating to MGKKVYLNHDGGVDDLVSLFLLLQMDEVELTGVGVIPADCYLEPAVHASQKIVDRFGHGQDLDVATSNSRGKNPFPKEWRLHAFFVDALPILNEYRPIKTVVSKLPAHRHLIQKIRESKEQMTLLFTGPLTDLARALDEAPDIEDKIEQLVWMGGTFLEQGNVQEPEHDGTAEWNAFWDPEAVACVWRSKIAINLVALESTNKVPLTHEVRDRWASLRTHTGVDFIGQCYAICPPLVHFQTNSTYFLWDVLATATIGNSKLVKKRTVYSVVHTSGPSQGRIEAAKEGRPIQLVYDVDREAFFDYITGLAQKAEH from the coding sequence ATGGGGAAGAAAGTTTATTTAAATCATGATGGTGGTGTTGATGATCTCGTATCGTTATTTTTACTGCTTCAAATGGACGAAGTGGAATTAACGGGGGTAGGGGTTATTCCAGCAGATTGTTATTTGGAGCCTGCTGTTCACGCCAGCCAAAAAATCGTGGATCGATTCGGACATGGACAAGACCTTGATGTAGCCACTTCCAATTCTCGTGGGAAAAATCCATTTCCAAAGGAGTGGCGTTTGCATGCATTCTTTGTGGATGCATTGCCCATTTTGAATGAATACCGACCGATTAAGACGGTTGTCTCCAAACTTCCGGCACATCGACATCTCATTCAAAAAATTAGGGAATCAAAGGAACAGATGACACTGTTATTTACTGGTCCGCTGACAGACTTGGCAAGGGCACTGGATGAAGCTCCTGACATAGAGGACAAGATTGAACAATTAGTTTGGATGGGCGGTACCTTTCTCGAACAAGGGAACGTGCAGGAACCGGAACACGATGGCACTGCGGAATGGAATGCGTTTTGGGATCCAGAGGCCGTTGCATGTGTGTGGCGAAGTAAGATTGCGATCAACCTTGTCGCACTGGAAAGTACGAATAAAGTGCCCTTGACTCACGAGGTGAGGGATCGTTGGGCTTCTCTCAGGACGCACACAGGAGTTGATTTTATAGGACAATGTTATGCTATATGTCCACCGCTCGTCCATTTTCAAACCAATTCCACTTATTTTCTGTGGGATGTGTTAGCAACCGCGACCATTGGAAACAGCAAGCTTGTGAAAAAACGGACTGTCTACAGTGTAGTCCATACTTCTGGACCGAGCCAAGGAAGGATAGAAGCTGCAAAAGAAGGTAGACCCATTCAGCTCGTGTACGATGTAGACCGCGAGGCGTTTTTCGACTACATTACAGGCTTAGCGCAAAAAGCAGAACATTAA